One genomic window of Luteitalea pratensis includes the following:
- a CDS encoding MFS transporter — MRDRSRQSTPPGGHADDAAGSPTRALVLATISFAISFAAWGLVGGLASVFTGLYKLSASQTALLVAVPVLLGSLARLPMGMLTDRFGGRLVFAALLAFSALAAFVVPLTGSYSSLLVAAFLIGMPGSSFAVGAAFVSRWTPAARQGTALGVYGLGTMGQSLAVFVGPVVAASLGWEMVFRGMAAILLAWAVTYVLLARNPPQPGRPATVAAMVAILRGAPTAWLLGAFYFLTFGGFVAFSVYLPTLLRAQFGLAPADAGLRAAGFVVLATLMRPLGGWLADRIGGAQVLSWVFGGVALFSLLLTWRSMVPFTVGALGCAMLMGLGNGAVFKLVPEHFPKDTGTVTGLVGALGGLGGFFPPLLLGVFSDRLGAIWPGFLLLSATALALRAANHRVFRPGDIAWTESLPVGARQALERVRASAWAGLVTATLAAAIVIGSRRLEHFDAALVGYTFATLFAAFGISYRYAMWLQRPPTRMYWRRGWQAFFSRRALAGNTLSLGRRALVEFAANAYIFRRGRLRGLAHWLIMWGCLLAAAITFPLVWGWIHFETVPGNLHMYRTFVFGIPVQDFPVESAFAFVIFHGLVWASFLVIAGVMLAFRRRMIDHGAVAVQQFGQDILPLLLLFAISVTGLMLTASYTWMRGYAYEFLAILHAATVIVTLLWLPFGKLFHVFQRPAQLGVGFYKDAGARDPQAACRRCGRPYASQLMVRDLTTVEQELGFRYELAGGGHYQDVCPTCRRALFGLAQGALWQQYLNEPERGSGRG; from the coding sequence ATGCGCGACAGGTCACGTCAGAGCACGCCCCCCGGCGGCCACGCCGACGATGCAGCCGGGTCGCCGACGCGCGCCCTGGTCCTCGCGACGATTTCGTTCGCGATCTCATTTGCCGCGTGGGGCCTGGTTGGCGGACTCGCCTCCGTATTCACGGGCCTGTACAAACTGAGCGCGTCCCAGACCGCACTCCTCGTGGCGGTCCCGGTGCTGCTCGGCTCGTTGGCGCGGCTGCCGATGGGCATGCTGACGGATCGGTTCGGCGGACGCCTCGTGTTCGCGGCGCTGCTCGCCTTTTCTGCCCTGGCCGCCTTCGTCGTTCCGTTGACCGGCAGTTACAGTTCGCTGCTCGTCGCGGCGTTCCTCATCGGCATGCCCGGCTCGTCGTTCGCGGTCGGAGCCGCCTTCGTGTCCCGCTGGACTCCAGCGGCTCGGCAGGGCACCGCGCTCGGGGTATACGGCCTGGGGACGATGGGGCAGTCGCTGGCGGTCTTCGTCGGCCCGGTCGTGGCGGCCAGCCTGGGCTGGGAGATGGTGTTCCGCGGCATGGCGGCGATCCTCCTGGCGTGGGCGGTGACGTACGTCCTGCTGGCGCGCAATCCCCCACAGCCCGGCCGCCCCGCAACGGTCGCAGCGATGGTCGCGATCCTGCGCGGCGCACCGACCGCGTGGCTGCTCGGCGCCTTCTACTTCCTGACCTTCGGCGGCTTCGTGGCGTTCTCGGTCTACCTGCCGACGCTGTTGCGGGCGCAGTTCGGCCTGGCCCCCGCCGATGCGGGACTGCGGGCGGCAGGATTCGTCGTGCTCGCGACACTCATGCGGCCCCTGGGCGGATGGCTGGCGGATCGGATCGGCGGTGCCCAGGTCCTGTCGTGGGTGTTCGGCGGTGTGGCCCTGTTCTCGCTGCTCCTGACGTGGCGGTCGATGGTGCCCTTCACCGTCGGCGCGCTCGGGTGCGCGATGCTGATGGGACTCGGCAACGGTGCCGTCTTCAAGCTGGTGCCGGAGCACTTCCCGAAAGATACCGGTACGGTGACCGGCCTGGTCGGCGCCCTCGGCGGGCTCGGGGGGTTCTTTCCGCCATTGCTCCTCGGCGTCTTCAGCGATCGCCTCGGCGCCATCTGGCCGGGGTTCCTCCTGCTGTCGGCGACCGCGCTGGCGCTCCGTGCGGCGAACCACCGCGTCTTCCGTCCCGGCGACATCGCGTGGACGGAGTCCTTGCCGGTGGGCGCACGTCAGGCGCTCGAGCGTGTCCGAGCCAGCGCATGGGCAGGGCTGGTCACGGCCACACTGGCAGCGGCCATCGTCATCGGGTCGCGCAGGCTCGAACACTTCGACGCGGCGCTCGTCGGCTACACGTTCGCGACGCTGTTTGCTGCGTTCGGGATCAGCTATCGATACGCGATGTGGCTGCAGCGTCCGCCGACACGCATGTATTGGCGGCGCGGGTGGCAGGCGTTCTTCTCACGGCGTGCGCTCGCCGGCAACACCCTGAGCCTGGGACGCCGGGCGCTGGTGGAGTTTGCGGCCAATGCTTACATCTTCCGGCGCGGCCGGCTCCGCGGACTCGCGCACTGGCTGATCATGTGGGGGTGCCTGCTCGCAGCGGCAATCACGTTCCCGCTGGTCTGGGGCTGGATTCACTTCGAGACCGTCCCCGGCAACCTGCACATGTACCGCACGTTCGTGTTCGGCATCCCGGTGCAGGACTTCCCTGTCGAGTCGGCGTTCGCCTTTGTCATCTTCCACGGGCTCGTGTGGGCGTCGTTCCTGGTCATTGCCGGCGTCATGCTCGCCTTCCGACGGCGCATGATCGATCACGGCGCCGTTGCCGTGCAGCAGTTCGGTCAGGACATCCTGCCGCTCCTGCTGCTCTTCGCGATCAGCGTGACCGGGCTGATGCTGACGGCCAGTTACACGTGGATGCGCGGTTACGCCTATGAGTTCCTGGCGATTCTCCACGCGGCGACGGTGATCGTGACGCTCCTGTGGCTGCCGTTCGGCAAGCTGTTCCACGTCTTCCAACGGCCTGCCCAACTCGGCGTCGGCTTCTACAAGGACGCCGGCGCCCGCGACCCGCAAGCCGCGTGCCGGCGCTGCGGACGACCCTACGCCTCGCAGTTGATGGTGCGCGACCTCACCACCGTCGAGCAGGAACTCGGCTTCCGGTACGAGTTGGCCGGCGGCGGGCACTACCAGGACGTCTGCCCCACGTGCCGGCGTGCACTCTTCGGCCTGGCGCAGGGGGCGTTGTGGCAGCAGTACCTGAATGAACCAGAGAGAGGTAGCGGTCGTGGCTGA
- a CDS encoding 4Fe-4S dicluster domain-containing protein: MAKPDYLHFFIDPNRCIGCQACVQACSECDTHRGESMIHLEYVNRAESVQTVPVVCMHCDQPTCAEVCPADAIKRTGDGVVQSARKPRCIACGNCVVACPFGVPEVYEDRKIMMKCDMCYDRTSVGKKPMCATVCPSQALFFGTREQIEQLRPLSAPVNTFQFGHQTITTQVHIMVPRKLAAVAPHVDVTAAMEEQPRNRAVSLKMVGTPAAAHGTAPVESDPFAEVEV; the protein is encoded by the coding sequence ATGGCCAAACCGGACTACCTGCACTTCTTCATCGACCCGAACCGGTGCATCGGTTGCCAGGCCTGCGTGCAGGCGTGCTCCGAGTGCGACACGCATCGAGGTGAATCGATGATTCACCTCGAGTACGTGAACCGCGCCGAGAGTGTGCAGACCGTGCCCGTTGTCTGCATGCACTGCGACCAGCCCACCTGCGCGGAGGTATGTCCGGCAGACGCCATCAAGCGTACCGGCGATGGGGTGGTCCAGTCAGCGCGCAAGCCGCGCTGCATCGCCTGCGGCAATTGCGTCGTCGCCTGCCCGTTCGGCGTGCCCGAAGTCTATGAAGATCGCAAGATCATGATGAAGTGCGACATGTGCTACGACCGCACCAGCGTCGGCAAGAAGCCGATGTGTGCGACGGTGTGCCCGAGCCAGGCGCTCTTCTTCGGCACGCGCGAGCAGATTGAACAGCTCCGCCCTCTCTCGGCCCCGGTCAACACCTTCCAGTTCGGGCACCAGACGATCACCACGCAGGTACACATCATGGTGCCGCGCAAGCTGGCCGCCGTCGCGCCGCACGTCGACGTCACCGCGGCGATGGAGGAACAGCCGCGCAACCGCGCGGTGTCGTTGAAGATGGTGGGCACGCCGGCCGCTGCGCACGGTACGGCGCCAGTCGAGAGCGACCCGTTCGCCGAGGTCGAGGTGTAG
- a CDS encoding ubiquinol-cytochrome c reductase iron-sulfur subunit translates to MSDGTDPRHRVDPAINSPGREGLTGTAPANLYAPSLARDQITIAPNLAPADDQPAWRQDFPIDWPQDLYVERRDFMKFLVLTSGAFTLGQVLIGLQNWYRKRAGQPAMRRIASVDDLAVGAALLFTYPDENEPCLLVRLTTSEFVAFSQKCTHLSCAVIPRPAEGSFYCPCHEGRFDLRTGAPTAGPPRRPLTRIVLDIRGRDLYAVGVEERAI, encoded by the coding sequence ATGAGCGACGGCACCGATCCGCGTCATCGGGTGGATCCGGCGATCAACTCGCCCGGGCGCGAAGGGCTCACGGGCACGGCACCGGCCAACCTCTACGCGCCGTCGCTGGCACGCGATCAGATCACGATCGCACCGAACCTCGCGCCGGCCGACGATCAGCCTGCCTGGCGCCAGGACTTCCCGATCGACTGGCCGCAGGATCTGTACGTCGAGCGCCGGGACTTCATGAAGTTCCTCGTCCTGACCAGCGGCGCCTTCACGCTGGGCCAGGTGCTCATCGGGCTTCAGAACTGGTACCGGAAGCGCGCCGGCCAGCCCGCCATGCGTCGGATCGCGTCCGTCGATGATCTGGCCGTCGGCGCCGCGCTCCTCTTCACCTACCCTGACGAAAACGAGCCCTGTCTGCTGGTGCGGCTGACCACGAGCGAGTTCGTGGCGTTCAGCCAGAAGTGTACGCACCTGTCCTGCGCCGTGATTCCCAGGCCAGCCGAAGGCAGCTTCTACTGTCCGTGTCACGAGGGACGGTTCGACCTGAGGACGGGCGCGCCCACCGCCGGACCGCCGCGCCGGCCGCTGACGCGCATCGTGCTGGACATCCGGGGCCGGGACCTCTACGCCGTCGGCGTCGAGGAGCGGGCGATATGA
- the rtcA gene encoding RNA 3'-terminal phosphate cyclase has protein sequence MRELLTIDGSQGEGGGQILRTTLALSLVTGHPFRIDGIRAGRSKPGLLRQHLTAVHAAAQVSGATVSGGDLGSGTLTFHPGPVRGGDLSMAIGTAGSATLVLQAILPALLLAPEASRVVLEGGTHNPYAPPFDFLDRTLLPVIRRMGGNVTARLERHGFYPAGGGRFTVDIEPVSRFEPLALLVRGPVQVSAQALVSGVPEGVSKRELKVVNEQLGVPWEALESIVVRTSPGPGNALLIAIASEELTEIVTGFGEKQVGAAVVASRACKEAQAYIASNVPVGVHLADQLLVPMVLAGGGTFRTLAPSAHTMTNAAVLKQFADVDVRFVNESDGTCTVTVDTARASGVNRTAS, from the coding sequence ATGCGTGAACTCCTGACCATCGACGGCAGCCAGGGTGAGGGCGGCGGACAGATCCTGCGGACGACGCTGGCGCTATCGCTCGTCACCGGACACCCTTTCCGTATCGACGGCATCCGCGCGGGCCGGTCGAAGCCGGGATTGCTGCGGCAGCACCTGACCGCCGTTCACGCGGCCGCACAGGTGAGCGGGGCGACAGTGAGCGGCGGTGACCTGGGATCGGGCACGCTGACGTTCCACCCGGGGCCAGTGCGTGGCGGCGATCTCTCGATGGCCATCGGCACGGCCGGCAGCGCCACGCTGGTGCTGCAGGCGATCCTTCCGGCGCTGCTGCTGGCGCCAGAGGCGTCGCGCGTGGTGCTCGAGGGTGGGACACACAACCCGTACGCCCCGCCGTTCGATTTCCTCGACCGGACCTTGCTGCCGGTGATTCGCCGGATGGGCGGCAACGTCACGGCGCGACTCGAGCGGCATGGCTTCTATCCCGCGGGGGGTGGCCGCTTCACGGTGGACATCGAACCCGTGTCGCGCTTCGAACCGCTGGCGCTGCTCGTGCGCGGCCCGGTCCAGGTGTCGGCGCAGGCGCTGGTGTCCGGCGTCCCGGAAGGTGTCTCGAAGCGTGAGTTGAAAGTGGTGAACGAGCAGTTGGGGGTGCCGTGGGAGGCGCTCGAGTCGATCGTCGTGCGGACGTCGCCCGGGCCGGGCAATGCGCTGCTCATCGCGATCGCCTCGGAGGAGCTCACCGAGATCGTGACGGGCTTTGGCGAGAAGCAGGTCGGTGCGGCTGTCGTCGCGTCACGCGCCTGCAAGGAGGCGCAGGCCTACATCGCGTCGAACGTGCCGGTGGGCGTGCATCTCGCCGATCAGCTGCTCGTCCCGATGGTGCTCGCTGGTGGGGGCACGTTCCGGACGCTGGCGCCATCGGCGCACACGATGACGAACGCGGCGGTCTTGAAACAGTTCGCAGACGTGGACGTGCGGTTCGTGAACGAGTCGGATGGCACGTGCACGGTCACCGTTGACACCGCTCGTGCCTCGGGCGTGAACAGGACAGCATCATGA
- a CDS encoding DUF6755 family protein, which yields MSGSLKRPFSREQRTTIVYGMLVFVLIVVILQLWLLTATMNAWLGGDEAVVWPAAAVSAAGFALNAGLLTYLGRIERTRKLGE from the coding sequence ATGAGCGGCTCACTGAAGCGGCCGTTCAGCCGCGAACAGCGAACCACCATCGTTTACGGCATGCTGGTCTTCGTGCTGATTGTCGTGATCCTGCAACTGTGGCTGCTGACCGCGACCATGAACGCGTGGCTCGGAGGAGATGAGGCGGTCGTGTGGCCGGCGGCAGCCGTGAGTGCGGCCGGCTTCGCACTGAACGCCGGTCTGCTGACGTACCTGGGCCGGATCGAGCGCACACGCAAGCTCGGCGAGTAG
- a CDS encoding molybdopterin oxidoreductase family protein → MAEIPADPLRIIERFGPHLSAMTGARLSTSVEPDRLVKTHCCFCGQQCGIQLKVRDNEVIGFEPWEEFPFNRGMLCPKGVKRYLQGSHPDRLTTALRRDPSSASGFSSLPYGEAIIRVANEIARIQQTHGPGAIGVLGGASLTTEKTYLLGKFARVCLKTPFIDYNGRLCMVSAGAANKKAFGIDRTTNPWSDMVGTDVIWVAGSNVAECSPITTNYIWQAREQGAKIIVQDPRITPAARTCDLYLPVKPGRDAALFAGVLQIMIERDWLDHAFIDAHTVGFDQVAAYCSEWTLPRTAEVTGVPQRALMLAAEWWGTAKTSFLFHARGIEHHSNGVQNSLGTINLVLASGRIGKPKSGYGTIVGQANGQGGREHGQKCDQLPGWRDISNPEHRQYIAGVWGIDEQELPGPGVDAYELFRKIDRGEIKGLLSICFNPKVSLPDNAFVTRCLEKLEFYAAIDFFLNDTAWHADVVLPGSLHEEDEGTVTQVEGRIIKVNKAVDCPGDAREDWRIIQDIAHAIGRPHGFTFTEPREIFEELRVASKGGVADYSGVTYEKITQQLGVFWPCYSEDPRTGVAIADHPGTPRLFEAGSYNPVARGSGPFYFPDGRARFNVADYRPPVDDASDEYPIYLTTGRVVSQFLSGTQTRRIGPLVKQYPEPRIEMHPRLAAKLGITDGEWATAETRRGTITLKAQVVTTIRPDTIFIPYHWAGRKSANQLTVAAQDPISKIPQYKVCGCRVRKADGPPDYDAVLEPQQ, encoded by the coding sequence GTGGCTGAGATTCCGGCCGATCCCCTTCGCATCATCGAACGGTTCGGACCGCACCTGTCGGCGATGACCGGGGCGCGGCTGTCGACCAGCGTCGAGCCGGATCGACTGGTCAAGACGCACTGCTGCTTCTGCGGGCAGCAGTGCGGGATTCAGCTCAAGGTCCGCGACAACGAGGTGATCGGCTTCGAGCCGTGGGAGGAGTTTCCGTTCAATCGCGGCATGTTGTGTCCCAAGGGCGTCAAGCGGTACCTGCAGGGCTCGCATCCCGACCGGCTGACGACAGCGCTTCGGCGTGATCCGTCCTCGGCGTCTGGCTTCAGCTCGCTGCCGTACGGCGAGGCGATCATTCGTGTCGCCAACGAGATCGCGCGCATTCAGCAGACCCATGGCCCCGGCGCCATCGGTGTCCTCGGCGGCGCCAGCCTGACGACCGAGAAGACATACCTGCTCGGCAAGTTCGCGCGCGTCTGCCTGAAGACGCCGTTCATCGACTACAACGGCCGGCTGTGCATGGTCAGCGCCGGCGCGGCGAACAAGAAGGCGTTCGGCATCGACCGGACGACCAACCCCTGGTCCGACATGGTCGGGACCGATGTGATCTGGGTGGCGGGGTCCAACGTCGCCGAGTGTTCGCCGATCACGACGAACTACATCTGGCAAGCGCGCGAGCAGGGCGCGAAGATCATCGTCCAGGATCCACGGATCACGCCTGCGGCCCGCACCTGTGATCTGTACCTGCCCGTGAAGCCGGGGCGCGACGCGGCGCTGTTTGCGGGCGTGTTGCAGATCATGATCGAGCGCGACTGGCTCGATCACGCGTTCATCGACGCCCATACGGTCGGCTTCGATCAGGTCGCCGCGTACTGCAGTGAGTGGACGCTGCCGCGGACCGCGGAGGTGACCGGCGTGCCGCAGCGGGCGTTGATGCTGGCCGCCGAGTGGTGGGGGACGGCGAAGACGAGTTTCCTCTTCCACGCCCGCGGCATCGAGCATCACTCGAACGGCGTGCAGAACTCGCTCGGCACGATCAACCTCGTGCTTGCGTCCGGCCGGATTGGCAAGCCGAAGAGCGGCTACGGCACCATCGTCGGCCAGGCCAACGGACAGGGCGGTCGTGAGCACGGACAGAAGTGCGATCAGCTCCCTGGCTGGCGCGACATCAGCAACCCCGAACACCGGCAATACATCGCCGGCGTCTGGGGGATCGACGAGCAGGAACTGCCGGGGCCAGGCGTCGACGCCTACGAGCTGTTCCGCAAGATCGACCGCGGCGAGATCAAGGGCCTGCTCTCGATCTGCTTCAACCCGAAGGTCTCGCTGCCAGACAACGCGTTCGTCACGCGCTGCCTCGAGAAGCTGGAGTTCTACGCCGCGATCGACTTCTTCCTCAACGACACCGCCTGGCACGCCGACGTCGTGTTGCCGGGCAGCCTGCACGAGGAAGACGAAGGGACGGTCACGCAGGTCGAGGGCCGCATCATCAAGGTCAACAAGGCCGTCGACTGCCCCGGTGACGCCCGCGAGGACTGGCGGATCATCCAGGACATCGCGCACGCGATCGGCCGGCCCCACGGCTTCACCTTCACCGAGCCACGCGAGATCTTCGAAGAACTGCGCGTAGCCAGCAAGGGCGGCGTCGCCGACTACTCCGGCGTGACGTACGAGAAAATCACGCAGCAGCTGGGCGTCTTCTGGCCGTGCTACAGCGAAGACCCGCGCACCGGCGTCGCGATCGCGGATCATCCCGGCACCCCACGACTGTTCGAGGCCGGCAGCTACAACCCGGTCGCCAGGGGCAGCGGCCCCTTCTACTTCCCCGACGGCCGCGCGCGGTTCAACGTCGCCGACTATCGTCCGCCCGTCGACGATGCGAGCGACGAGTATCCGATCTACCTGACGACCGGCCGGGTCGTCAGTCAATTCCTGTCCGGCACACAGACACGCCGTATCGGGCCGCTGGTGAAGCAGTACCCGGAACCACGGATCGAAATGCATCCGCGGCTGGCTGCCAAGCTGGGCATCACGGACGGTGAGTGGGCGACGGCCGAGACGCGACGCGGGACCATCACCCTCAAGGCGCAGGTGGTGACCACGATCCGACCCGACACCATCTTCATCCCGTATCACTGGGCTGGCCGGAAGAGCGCGAATCAGCTGACCGTGGCCGCGCAGGACCCGATCAGCAAGATCCCGCAGTACAAGGTGTGTGGGTGCCGAGTGCGCAAGGCGGATGGACCGCCAGACTACGACGCAGTGCTCGAGCCGCAGCAATAG
- the rtcR gene encoding RNA repair transcriptional activator RtcR, which yields MLGLLGSTLDRGTAGPRRWEHWRPSVALCQHEDLVVSRFELLFAEPHASLAATVRDDIRHVSPETEVRLHVDATTDPWDFESVYAHLHDFARAYPFDPEAEDYLVHITTGSHVAQICLFLLTESRHIPGCLVQTSPPRRTRAIEPGGYQVIDLDLSKYDRIATRFAKDELDERTMLTSGIGTRNAAFEGLVTMLDRVATRSAAPMLLLGPTGAGKSRMARRVYDLKKARRLVRGPFVEVNCATIRGDAAMSALFGHVRGAFTGALRDRPGLLRSANEGVLFLDEIAELGLDEQAMLLRALEEKRFLPLGGDREASSDFQLIGGTNRDLSQAVREGRFRDDLLARINLWTFRLPGLVDRREDIAPNLAYELEQFRQRTGTAVTFSTEARRLFLEFAEGPDAPWPGNFRDLNAVVTRLATLAPGGRITVDQVAAEIATLRALWRESWAGHTRDGLIDLVVPAGTAVTLDRFDRAQLEDVLTVCRSAPSLSAAGRVLFDRSRARKQSVNDADRLRKYLARFGLDWHELKASV from the coding sequence GTGCTTGGCCTCCTGGGCAGCACGCTGGATCGCGGGACCGCCGGTCCCCGGCGATGGGAGCACTGGCGCCCGAGCGTGGCGCTGTGCCAGCACGAGGACCTCGTCGTGTCGCGCTTCGAGCTCCTGTTCGCCGAGCCGCATGCGAGCCTCGCCGCCACCGTGCGCGACGACATCCGGCACGTGTCGCCTGAGACGGAGGTGCGCCTGCATGTCGACGCCACGACCGACCCATGGGATTTCGAGTCGGTGTATGCACACCTGCACGACTTCGCGCGAGCGTATCCGTTCGATCCGGAAGCCGAGGATTACCTGGTGCACATCACCACCGGGTCGCACGTCGCGCAGATCTGCCTGTTCCTGCTGACCGAGTCGCGCCACATCCCGGGCTGCCTCGTGCAGACCAGCCCGCCGCGCCGCACGCGAGCCATCGAGCCTGGCGGGTATCAGGTCATCGACCTCGACCTCTCGAAGTACGACCGCATCGCGACGCGCTTCGCGAAGGACGAACTCGACGAACGGACGATGCTGACGTCCGGAATCGGGACACGCAACGCGGCCTTCGAGGGGTTGGTGACGATGCTCGATCGCGTCGCTACGCGCTCCGCGGCGCCCATGCTGCTGCTCGGGCCGACCGGCGCGGGCAAGTCACGCATGGCGCGACGTGTCTACGACCTGAAGAAGGCGCGCCGCCTCGTGCGTGGGCCGTTCGTCGAGGTGAATTGCGCCACCATCCGCGGCGACGCGGCAATGTCGGCGCTGTTCGGCCACGTGCGTGGCGCGTTCACCGGCGCGCTGCGGGATCGGCCGGGCCTGCTGAGGAGCGCCAACGAGGGCGTCTTGTTCCTCGACGAGATCGCCGAGCTCGGGCTCGACGAACAGGCAATGCTGTTGCGGGCGCTCGAGGAGAAACGCTTCCTGCCGCTCGGCGGCGACCGCGAGGCCTCGAGCGACTTCCAACTGATTGGCGGCACGAATCGCGACTTGTCGCAGGCCGTGCGTGAGGGCCGGTTCCGCGACGACCTGCTGGCGCGTATCAACCTCTGGACCTTTCGCCTGCCGGGCCTCGTCGATCGGCGTGAGGACATCGCACCGAATCTGGCCTACGAGCTGGAGCAGTTCCGCCAGCGCACCGGCACGGCCGTGACGTTCAGCACCGAAGCGCGACGGCTGTTCCTGGAGTTCGCCGAAGGACCGGATGCTCCATGGCCCGGCAACTTCCGCGACCTCAATGCGGTGGTGACGAGGCTCGCAACGCTGGCGCCGGGCGGACGCATCACCGTCGATCAGGTGGCGGCCGAGATCGCGACGCTGCGTGCGCTATGGCGCGAGTCTTGGGCCGGCCACACCCGCGACGGCCTGATCGACCTTGTAGTCCCGGCCGGGACGGCCGTGACCCTGGACCGTTTCGATCGCGCGCAGCTCGAGGACGTGCTGACGGTGTGTCGCTCGGCGCCGAGCCTGTCGGCAGCCGGGCGAGTGCTCTTCGATCGGTCGCGGGCACGCAAGCAGAGCGTGAACGACGCCGATCGGCTGCGGAAGTACCTGGCGCGTTTCGGGCTCGACTGGCATGAACTGAAAGCCTCGGTCTAG